The nucleotide window TGCCTTGGATGAATATGCATCCGCAGTCCTGGGCTTGCGTTTATTTCGATTATTCGCCCCCCATTCTGATACCAGCTCTCAGTGACATTGGGAGCAATAACATCAACACCACAAACATCCATGCCTAGCAATCTTGCAGCACGGATGGCAATAGTCTCATTAACAGGATGTATTTCGTCGGTTTTGTCGATTGCTACCCCGCCTGTACTCAAATTCGCGGTAGTCTTGAGTATGACTTTTCGTCCTTGTTCAGGAGTAGAATCCAAGTTCAATTGCTGTTTCCGTAGACAAAGACGGGTCTGCTCATCAATTGTAATCTTGGTCAAAGGGAGTTCATGACCTTCTCCTCGCATCGGATCTGCATTCACCTCGTCAATGAGCTCCTCTACCGTATGCTCACCGTCACCGGTAACCGATGCTGGTTTTCTCTCAGAAACAGCCACTACCTTCTTTCCGACAACTAATACACGGTAATCTCTGCCTTCCACATGTTCCTCTATGAGAACTTGGTCGGAGAAATTTCTGGCTGAATCAAACGCCTTTCGTGCAGATTCTACAGATCTAAGATTCGTAGTTGCTCCTCGCCCCTTGCTGGAATCCACAGGCTTGATTGCAAAGGAACCATCAATATCTTCGATTACCGCTTTGCCTTCGTCCCAAGTTTCTACAGCTGAACCCTCGGGAACAGGCAACCCACCCATCTTGAGGACATCTTTAGTCATTGATTTTAATTGTGCAATTTTCATGCCCACAAATGAGGTGGCATCTGTGGTGGTAGCTTCTATTTTCCGATTCTTGGCGCCATAACCAAGCTGTACTAGGCTATAATCATTGAGTCGCATCGAGGGAATCCCTTTCTCGTCCGCAGCACTAACAATAGAGTCTGTGCTTGGTCCCAAGGAGTATTTGTAATAATCGCGCTCTAGCGTTTCTATGATACCACCAAAATCAACTGGTTCATCAGCGTTCATTGCATTTAGAACATAGACAGCATCGTAGGCTGCGTTACTAGCTACCTTCTCGGTGTCCATTTCAATGACATACTCATAGCAACTCTCGATTTTCTCGATACTCCTAACCACCTTGTGTTCATTTCCCGTTGCCTCAGTCAAGAGGGCAGCTGTGAGATTTGGTAATAGCGGCCAAAGTGGAAAACCATCTTCCCGTTTCTCAAAATTCGGTTCTTTCAGGTCCAAGTGCGATTGTAACTCAGAAAGTATTTTCCGATATTTACCCACATTAACAACATCATCATCCCCCGTTTCTACTTGTGGTTTTATTGTGGACCGTTCAGGTGCGTATACACTTGGACCTAAGTAAATCCGAACATCAACTACTTTCAAAACCCACAATTCCTTTGATATGTTTCAACAAGCCTGCCAATCATTTTGGACTAACTAGAACTCGGCAATAGCCTCAAGCATTCTGCTTCTCACATATAGGCTCTTTTCGATAGTTAAATATTCTATGACTGCGGCTTAAGAGAAATAACTGTCAGAAAGAAACACGAAACAGTTCAATGGGGCAAAAAAAGGGAGAGCCCCCGAGTTATCCCAAGGGGGCTACTCCTCAGCCATGATTGATATCGTATCTTCCTGTTTTTCTGAACCGTTGACCAGCGTAGGTTTCTCATGATTAAGCCCATGTCGAATGACAGCTGCTCCTGAAAGAGATATAATTCCACACAAGGTGAGGGTAAGGGGGAAGCCCGCAACTCCAATTAGCCAGCCGAAGAACACAATCTGTGGGATTGCTAGCAATGTTGAAATAGTAGGAGATAGAGAGTACAGACTGTTACGAATTTTGTTGGGTACCACATCAACCATTTCCCGCTGAGTCAGGATTTGGGCGAATCCCCCAAAGAAGCCTGTCACTGTGAAGGTTATGGCCATCATTGTAATGGGGAGGATACTTGACGAAGGCACTTGTAGAACCACGAGATCCGTAAACGGAAACAGGAACGTCACCATGTTGCTGCTGGGGTCTGGTGGGAGAAACTGCATTATCGCTGCAAATGCAATATAGAACACAAAGCCGACACTTTGCAGAACTCGAAATCGTGGAATCCACGTCTCGGGATCGAATCTTTTGCTCCAGACACCGCTTCGTTCCTGAGATATGATTCCTGCAAAGAACAAGAGAGTCCTGAAGCTTGAAACAGCAACATCAGTCAATAGATAGCTGAAATACATCGGGAACAGTATGAGTTGGCCCCAAACAGTCGAAGTGCTCATCACGATGGTTCCGCCAAGGATGACATACAGAATCCATTTGTCACTGAAGAGATACCGAACGCCGTCCTTCAGAACACCAGTATACTCCTCAAGTGAGGGTTTGTCAGGTCGAACCGCTTCTACTTCTGGGAAATCCTCAATGGCCAACATGACAACGATGGCAATTATCCCACAGAGAACACCCTGCAATTGGAATACCCACGCCCTTCCCAGAATAGCAGCGAGAATGCTTCCAGGAATGAGAGCGGCAGTAGAAACAATTTGAAACAACATTCCGACCCGCCCCCACAGAACGCCAAACTGTTTCCTTTGCTGATCGCCAGGCATCGCAGCAGTGTAGTTGTTGTCAAACCACGCTTGAAAGGCTCCACTCAATTGGGAATTTCCTATTCCTTGGAGACCATAAATGGCTATGAGCAGTACAATAGGAGTACCTGAGGTCACAAACGAGGTCAGATAGAAACCCGCGGCAAAACACACGAAAGCAGAACTAATTATGTACCGTTGGCCAATCCAATCTCCGATAGCACCAGTAGGATAATCTAGACCCGTCTGAACAGCCAGCTGAACAGCCACAAGAATACCAACAACACTTAGTCCTTCAATGTAGGATCCGTTTCCAACTGCTTCAGCCACGAAAATTGTGTAGAATGTTGTGCTCAGTGTTACAGTAGCTGAAACCAGTGGAAGGAATAAAGCTAGGGTCTTAGCTAGATCCAATATCCGATCGTTCGCATCCTTGAGGCCGAAGAATCTTTCTAGCGTGCTCATGAATTAAGCCTCGTACAGTAATTGTACATTATTACATTTTGTTCGGTTATGTTACATTTAAGTCTTTGTTTCACAGCCATATCCTTGAGTGTTGCTTCGGTCATGGATTCATCCTCAAGACATAGTTGTCTGGTCACCAATCAAGAAGAAAGTGCAAAAATGTGACCAGATTTGCGGTCATTTTTGGGCTAAGGTAATACCAAACTGGTGCAGGTAATACTTGACAATCATACCTTATCTCGAAAGAAACTGAAAGCTAGGATACTGCGTGACACACAAGCTCGCCCATCACATAAGACATGTTTCGGCGAAATAGCTCTACTCATCGATGTATTTGGTTGGAACCTTTGTTGCAGTGCTTACAAGCTCACTTGCAGCCTTGGTATATCTCATTATTTTGGACATTGATCCTTGGAGTTTGAATTTCCTAGCCATCAAGCCGCGAATTGGCCCTATTTCACCCTGAAACAGCGATTTCCAGTTCTTGTATGGACCAGAATAAGTGAACTCTGCGGATTTGTCGCCCTCAACCATTTCTGCATCCCTGCACTTACCATGCCAAAGATCCAAATAGAAGCTGATTGGTTCTTCTATGATCTCACCGTCAGCTTCCACCTCAAAAATGAAGTCGCCTTCCCAATCACTTGCAGCGTCCTCATAATCCTCATTTTCGTTGAGAATCTCTTTGTATCGCTCAATCCACTCCTGCGAAGGAAACACAAGTTTCTCATCATTCATGTCACATCACCTGTGAGTATCAATCAGGAGAATAGCACATTCCGGGTGATAAGGGTTCTGAAAAGCAATCAGGTTGTTTGGCTTCTGCTCCCACTAGAAGTATTCAATTTCCTTGCGTTGTTCGGCATGCTATTTTAGGTTCAATCAAGTATAGTTATCATTTACACACTATGTCCGTGCATCTCCATGATGGTGGTGTCCCATGAAAGAAAACCAATTCATTCTCATTTCACTTGTCCTCCTTACCGCATCATTAATTCCCATAGAAGGAGCAAGCATGCTGCAATGCCGATCGCATGGTATCTACTAAAAGCAAAGCGAAAATAGAGGTGGAAGACTCTTTGTTGTTCGAGGTGCAAGAGTTCCGACTAGGTGAACCTCTTCAAAACTTGTCTCGAAGAAAGCACCTCTAGCCCCAATGCAGCGGCTAGCTCCTTAGCTTTCTGGATACGGCCTACTTCTCTCGGCATGTGAGCATCACTACCAAAAACAAATTCGCATCCTGCCTCTTTGGCCAGTTCAAGAAAGCTTTCGTTTCGCGGAGGGTAGCGAGAGCTAAGCTCCACAAGCACATCGTTAGATGCAAGTACTTCAGCAACTTTCCTTCCATCCTTCTCTTGATACGAGGTTAGATATCCATCGTAATGACCAAGGATGTCAAACTCATGATGTGATGCAGCCCCAGCGACTGCTGACGCCCACGTACGGGAGTCACTTCCCCAGTGAACAGAACCGA belongs to Candidatus Lokiarchaeota archaeon and includes:
- the cphA gene encoding cyanophycin synthetase, which translates into the protein MSKELWVLKVVDVRIYLGPSVYAPERSTIKPQVETGDDDVVNVGKYRKILSELQSHLDLKEPNFEKREDGFPLWPLLPNLTAALLTEATGNEHKVVRSIEKIESCYEYVIEMDTEKVASNAAYDAVYVLNAMNADEPVDFGGIIETLERDYYKYSLGPSTDSIVSAADEKGIPSMRLNDYSLVQLGYGAKNRKIEATTTDATSFVGMKIAQLKSMTKDVLKMGGLPVPEGSAVETWDEGKAVIEDIDGSFAIKPVDSSKGRGATTNLRSVESARKAFDSARNFSDQVLIEEHVEGRDYRVLVVGKKVVAVSERKPASVTGDGEHTVEELIDEVNADPMRGEGHELPLTKITIDEQTRLCLRKQQLNLDSTPEQGRKVILKTTANLSTGGVAIDKTDEIHPVNETIAIRAARLLGMDVCGVDVIAPNVTESWYQNGGRIIEINASPGLRMHIHPRQGKAREPGKAIVSQLFPDEKDSRIPIIPITGTNGKTTTTLLVSHILRLAGYDVGTTTTEGIYVRGSRILQCDCTGPWSAEVILKDATTDAAVLETARGGILKRGLGFDQADISTVLNVTEEHLGEHGIETVEGMAEVKGLLYEVTHPDGWAVVNCDDDLVWEQSERFGGKKIGFSQSPQNQRLNKFKDEDLPYVTIRDETISIHDGQRLLPLVAVDSVPITFEGIADFNIENALAATAIAHAMDVSLDTIRAGLLSFAPTPELNPGRSNMLRIGSFNVFIDYAHNKAAMELVSKFLFKLKKRWGLARLTGAICLPGNRRDTEYREIMKIVADTFDKVYLKEDKNTRGRERGELAQILQESLLSAGMSEKDIHSYSIEPGAIKRALQNSVEDELIFVNFESFETVYDAISEYRNQEMAGGRGL
- a CDS encoding MFS transporter — protein: MSTLERFFGLKDANDRILDLAKTLALFLPLVSATVTLSTTFYTIFVAEAVGNGSYIEGLSVVGILVAVQLAVQTGLDYPTGAIGDWIGQRYIISSAFVCFAAGFYLTSFVTSGTPIVLLIAIYGLQGIGNSQLSGAFQAWFDNNYTAAMPGDQQRKQFGVLWGRVGMLFQIVSTAALIPGSILAAILGRAWVFQLQGVLCGIIAIVVMLAIEDFPEVEAVRPDKPSLEEYTGVLKDGVRYLFSDKWILYVILGGTIVMSTSTVWGQLILFPMYFSYLLTDVAVSSFRTLLFFAGIISQERSGVWSKRFDPETWIPRFRVLQSVGFVFYIAFAAIMQFLPPDPSSNMVTFLFPFTDLVVLQVPSSSILPITMMAITFTVTGFFGGFAQILTQREMVDVVPNKIRNSLYSLSPTISTLLAIPQIVFFGWLIGVAGFPLTLTLCGIISLSGAAVIRHGLNHEKPTLVNGSEKQEDTISIMAEE
- a CDS encoding sterol carrier protein — encoded protein: MNDEKLVFPSQEWIERYKEILNENEDYEDAASDWEGDFIFEVEADGEIIEEPISFYLDLWHGKCRDAEMVEGDKSAEFTYSGPYKNWKSLFQGEIGPIRGLMARKFKLQGSMSKIMRYTKAASELVSTATKVPTKYIDE
- a CDS encoding PHP domain-containing protein; this translates as MPGQRYDLHIHSEYSDASSSIEEIVTKSKERRLAIIAITDHFWPSRGSQRGGLGLIQQRRREIERLRSVTRRLQILDGAEVDILSDGELAEVAGGREQFDILIGSVHWGSDSRTWASAVAGAASHHEFDILGHYDGYLTSYQEKDGRKVAEVLASNDVLVELSSRYPPRNESFLELAKEAGCEFVFGSDAHMPREVGRIQKAKELAAALGLEVLSSRQVLKRFT